One window of the Betta splendens chromosome 21, fBetSpl5.4, whole genome shotgun sequence genome contains the following:
- the tfpia gene encoding tissue factor pathway inhibitor a, protein MAAGKWWLWCVVWLLVRRGSCKRHGHDGAPHEPLIFSELCALKDESGPCKAIKERFFFDVNTRTCQVFEYGGCGGNSNNFESLEECERTCIVTDDKDPCHLPEAPGPCRGLVTRYFFDTESQQCKSFFYGGCFGNANNFKSMEACQAKCQNPAKPSQAPELRRLEDAQPTFLTGEQTVFESQVQLNNANQETKDLKRDPACLSPEERGTCEGEDRRFAFDPATRRCRAFIYSGCGGNDNNFQTRKQCFKKCIKRKSGHRQGIPVRRKVYYKLPHSDQALH, encoded by the exons ATGGCAGCAGGCAAGTGGTGGCTTTGGTGCGTCGTGTGGCTCCTCGTCCGTCGTGGCTCCTGCAAAAGGCATGGACACG ATGGAGCGCCGCACGAGCCCCTCATCTTCAGCGAGCTGTGCGCCCTGAAGGACGAGTCGGGGCCCTGCAAGGCCATTAAGGAGCGCTTCTTCTTCGACGTCAACACCAGGACGTGCCAGGTGTTCGAGTATGGAGGCTGCGGAGGGAACAGCAACAACTTCGAGAGCCTGGAGGAATGCGAGAGAACGTGCATCGTCACAG ATGACAAGGACCCGTGTCACCTCCCGGAGGCTCCGGGTCCCTGTCGAGGGCTGGTGACGCGCTACTTCTTCGACACGGAGAGTCAGCAGTGCAAGAGCTTCTTCTACGGCGGCTGCTTCGGCAACGCTAACAACTTCAAGAGCATGGAGGCCTGCCAGGCCAAGTGCCAGAACCCAG CAAAACCCAGTCAGGCGCCGGAGCTGAGGCGGTTGGAAGATGCTCAGCCGACCTTCTTAACTG GAGAACAGACTGTGTTTGAGTCTCAAGTGCAACTGAACAACGCTAATCAAGAAACAAAAG ATCTGAAGCGCGACCCCGCGTGCTTGAGCCCCGAGGAGAGGGGAACGTGTGAGGGAGAGGACAGGAGGTTCGCCTTCGACCCGGCCACCCGGAGGTGCCGCGCGTTCATCTACAGCGGCTGTGGGGGAAACGACAACAACTTCCAAACCCGCAAGCAGTGCTTCAAGAAGTGCATCAAGCGCAAGAGCG GTCACAGGCAGGGCATCCCGGTGAGGAGGAAAGTCTACTACAAGTTGCCTCACTCGGATCAAGCTTTGCATTAA